The Sediminispirochaeta smaragdinae DSM 11293 genome has a segment encoding these proteins:
- a CDS encoding LacI family DNA-binding transcriptional regulator, whose product MDSVIQSSSLDIAEFYIQQKVEGVFLAPFELMQNGRDLTRAIVEHLKAQNIQVVLIDSAYELFPKSSGIDLVSIDNFRAGYTLSMHYLEKQEKRVDFIMPRFPGETVKLRHRGFYSALIYHGIQPSPEWSHVYEESDNLGRRLKKNGVRNIICSNDWIALKLMKQLQHQGFQIPEDFRIAGFDNSMFAQTCTPGLTSIDQPCDILARTAVEIMIKRLSDPDSVPIQYYSDFTLYIRDSTS is encoded by the coding sequence GTGGACTCTGTCATACAGTCCTCCAGCCTGGATATTGCTGAATTCTACATTCAGCAAAAGGTCGAGGGAGTATTTCTCGCCCCATTTGAATTAATGCAAAACGGACGCGACCTTACCCGAGCCATAGTAGAGCACCTAAAGGCCCAGAACATTCAAGTTGTCTTAATTGATTCGGCATATGAGCTATTTCCCAAATCGAGCGGTATAGACCTGGTCAGTATCGACAACTTCAGAGCCGGCTACACACTGTCGATGCATTATTTGGAAAAGCAAGAAAAACGTGTCGATTTTATCATGCCCCGCTTCCCCGGAGAGACCGTAAAGCTGAGGCACAGAGGATTCTATTCGGCACTAATCTACCATGGCATTCAGCCAAGTCCGGAATGGTCCCATGTCTACGAAGAGTCAGATAATCTCGGCAGAAGGCTCAAAAAAAACGGAGTACGAAACATCATCTGCAGTAATGACTGGATAGCCTTGAAGCTTATGAAACAACTTCAGCACCAGGGATTTCAGATTCCTGAAGATTTCAGGATCGCCGGCTTTGATAACTCGATGTTCGCTCAGACCTGCACGCCAGGACTGACATCCATAGATCAGCCGTGTGATATTCTGGCCCGTACCGCTGTAGAAATCATGATCAAGCGCCTCAGCGATCCTGATTCCGTTCCAATTCAATATTATTCTGATTTCACCCTGTACATCAGGGATTCGACAAGCTGA
- a CDS encoding aldehyde dehydrogenase: MGDMSGVLADQRRFFESGVTKDPAFRRRQLLRLGRAIEAHESAVFEALREDLNKSAYEAYETEVGIVLDEIGFMVRNLERWSRPRRVKSSIVHFPSKSVVYQEPYGLVLIMSPWNYPFQLTLAPLAGAIAAGNAAVVKPSNYSPRTSAVIKKIIAESLDEGLVSVVEGGREVNQSLLEQRFDYIFFTGSVAVGRTVMRSAAEHLTPVTLELGGKSPCIVDESAKIALAAKRIVWGKLLNAGQTCVAPDYILVHRTVKEALLEELRRSIVDFFGREPEQNPDYPKIINEKHFARLRGLMESGTIVFGGGVNESTRQIAPTILDDVAWDDPVMQEEIFGPIIPILVYDRLEDVLARISERPKPLALYLFTGSQRVKKLVTGRCSFGGGCINDTIVHLATSYLPFGGVGESGMGGYHGEASFRTFSHSKSVLEKSNLIDVPLRYPPYNKGLGVLRRMLKM, translated from the coding sequence ATGGGTGATATGAGTGGAGTGCTTGCCGATCAGCGGCGTTTTTTTGAAAGCGGTGTTACGAAGGATCCGGCCTTTAGGCGAAGGCAACTCCTGCGCCTAGGCAGGGCGATTGAGGCACATGAGTCCGCGGTGTTTGAGGCCTTGCGGGAGGATTTGAATAAGTCCGCCTATGAGGCGTATGAAACCGAAGTCGGTATTGTTCTGGATGAGATCGGCTTTATGGTGCGGAACCTCGAGCGTTGGTCGAGGCCGAGGCGCGTGAAGAGTTCGATTGTACATTTCCCTTCCAAGAGTGTGGTGTATCAGGAGCCCTATGGCCTGGTTCTGATCATGTCTCCCTGGAACTATCCCTTTCAGCTTACCCTTGCACCCCTTGCCGGGGCCATTGCTGCGGGAAATGCGGCGGTGGTGAAGCCTTCAAACTATTCGCCTCGTACCTCGGCGGTGATCAAGAAGATTATTGCGGAGAGCCTTGATGAGGGGCTTGTTTCGGTGGTCGAGGGGGGACGGGAGGTGAACCAGTCACTTCTTGAGCAGCGTTTTGATTATATCTTTTTTACCGGCAGCGTGGCAGTGGGCCGGACGGTGATGCGATCTGCGGCCGAACATCTGACGCCTGTTACCCTTGAGCTTGGCGGAAAAAGCCCCTGCATCGTGGATGAGAGTGCGAAGATCGCCCTGGCGGCGAAGCGGATTGTCTGGGGAAAGCTTTTGAATGCGGGCCAGACCTGTGTGGCGCCTGATTATATCCTGGTGCATCGCACGGTGAAAGAGGCGCTGCTTGAGGAGCTTCGGCGTTCGATCGTAGATTTCTTTGGCAGAGAGCCGGAGCAGAATCCCGACTATCCGAAGATCATCAATGAGAAGCACTTTGCCCGGTTGCGGGGCTTGATGGAAAGCGGGACGATTGTCTTCGGAGGCGGAGTGAATGAGTCGACCAGACAGATTGCTCCGACGATTCTGGATGATGTGGCTTGGGATGATCCGGTGATGCAGGAGGAGATTTTCGGTCCCATTATACCGATCTTGGTCTACGATCGTCTGGAAGATGTCCTTGCCAGGATCAGCGAACGGCCCAAACCGCTTGCGCTCTATCTTTTTACCGGTTCACAGAGGGTTAAGAAGCTTGTCACAGGACGCTGTTCCTTCGGCGGCGGCTGTATAAACGACACGATTGTCCATCTTGCCACCTCCTACCTGCCTTTTGGGGGAGTAGGGGAGAGTGGTATGGGCGGATATCATGGTGAGGCAAGTTTCCGCACCTTTTCCCACAGTAAAAGTGTGCTGGAGAAGAGCAACCTCATCGATGTGCCCCTGCGATATCCTCCCTATAACAAGGGACTGGGAGTGCTGCGGCGGATGTTGAAGATGTAG
- a CDS encoding amino acid ABC transporter permease: protein MDSMLIRFVTRNFRFYLEGLETALSASIISLLFALIIGLVVGIIRYSHKGILGTIAKIYVSAIRNTPLLVQLYFVFFGLPRLGIVLSAFQTGVIGLSFNSGAYIAEMVKAGFQAIPRGQIEAAESIGLSVHQRFRLILIPQAALQIVPAVGGQMVQLIKDTCLLSLLAITEITKAATEVGNKTYMFLQAFLFAGIIYLIVNMLLNIAIDLFERKINYAR from the coding sequence ATGGATTCAATGTTAATCAGGTTTGTAACTCGAAACTTTCGGTTCTACCTGGAAGGTTTGGAGACGGCCTTGTCTGCCTCGATTATCAGCTTGTTATTTGCTTTGATTATTGGTCTTGTCGTCGGAATAATAAGGTATTCTCATAAAGGTATTCTTGGCACAATTGCGAAAATATATGTTTCAGCAATTAGGAATACACCGCTTCTTGTACAACTCTATTTTGTTTTCTTTGGTCTTCCCCGTTTGGGAATAGTGTTATCGGCATTTCAAACCGGTGTAATTGGGTTGTCCTTTAATAGTGGAGCCTATATTGCAGAGATGGTAAAGGCCGGGTTTCAGGCAATTCCAAGGGGGCAGATAGAAGCTGCCGAGTCAATTGGTCTGAGTGTGCACCAGCGTTTTAGGCTAATATTGATTCCTCAAGCGGCTCTGCAAATAGTTCCTGCCGTCGGCGGACAGATGGTACAGCTCATCAAAGATACATGCCTTTTGTCGTTATTGGCAATTACCGAAATTACAAAAGCGGCGACAGAGGTTGGAAACAAAACCTATATGTTTCTTCAAGCCTTTTTATTTGCAGGTATCATATATCTGATCGTAAATATGCTGTTAAACATTGCCATCGATTTATTTGAAAGAAAGATAAACTATGCACGATAA
- a CDS encoding amino acid ABC transporter ATP-binding protein has protein sequence MNVIQADDVKKYFSHAGYGDEKVKAVDNVSLTVEDGEVVVICGPSGSGKSTFLRCINRIEDHIDHGDILFCDKSIYEIKRTELRKEIGMVFQSYNLFHHLTILDNVILGLVHVLKMNRKEAIDEAMVLLERVGVHDKAKNYPRELSGGQQQRVAICRSLAMKPKLILFDEPTSALDPEMIKEVLDVMRQLAQSGMTMIIVTHEIGFAKEVADRIIFFSDGKIIEQGTPLEIINSPKEKRTENFFRHVIHE, from the coding sequence ATGAATGTAATTCAGGCGGACGATGTAAAGAAATATTTTTCTCATGCTGGATATGGAGATGAGAAGGTAAAAGCAGTTGATAATGTAAGTTTAACAGTTGAAGATGGTGAGGTTGTTGTCATATGCGGACCTAGTGGTTCAGGAAAAAGTACCTTTCTTCGGTGTATAAATCGCATTGAAGATCACATAGACCATGGCGATATCTTATTTTGTGATAAGAGTATCTATGAAATAAAGAGAACGGAACTGAGAAAAGAAATCGGCATGGTTTTTCAGAGCTACAATTTATTTCACCATCTTACAATTCTGGACAATGTAATCCTTGGACTTGTCCATGTCCTAAAGATGAATAGGAAAGAAGCTATTGATGAGGCAATGGTTCTGCTTGAACGCGTAGGCGTGCATGACAAAGCAAAGAATTATCCAAGAGAATTATCAGGGGGGCAACAGCAGAGGGTAGCTATTTGCAGGTCACTTGCCATGAAACCTAAACTTATTCTTTTCGATGAACCAACCTCGGCACTCGATCCGGAAATGATAAAAGAGGTCTTAGATGTTATGCGTCAGTTGGCACAAAGTGGTATGACCATGATCATTGTCACTCATGAAATTGGTTTTGCCAAAGAGGTCGCTGACAGAATAATCTTTTTTTCTGATGGGAAAATAATTGAACAGGGAACACCCCTTGAGATTATAAATTCTCCAAAAGAAAAGAGGACAGAAAACTTTTTTCGTCATGTTATTCATGAGTAA
- a CDS encoding dihydrodipicolinate synthase family protein — MNELPRGIIPPIAVPFDNHGSLDERLLRLEMRFLNRCGVHGISTGGSTGEGSLLTEDEIVRCVEVVQEEKNKTLPIIAGIIRNSTREVIAIATKLKGLAVDALLITPPFYYGASPESNYEFYAEIAKAINIPIIVYNVVPANVIQPEMFIRLLNIEGIVGIKQVNPVIHAETVALYDDRCTAYTYSACDFMLYSTYVAGSDGAISALATIAPKLCVKQWNAFLQGDQKTASEIQRRLLPVVQCYQKQPFPGRVKTLLRLQGRDLGIARMPNLMPQEAEIDQMRHIMAEAELLS; from the coding sequence ATGAATGAGTTGCCAAGGGGAATCATCCCTCCCATAGCCGTCCCATTTGATAATCATGGTTCACTGGATGAAAGATTATTACGACTGGAAATGAGATTTCTTAATAGATGTGGTGTCCATGGTATCAGTACAGGAGGAAGTACCGGAGAAGGTTCTTTATTGACAGAAGATGAAATCGTTCGATGCGTTGAGGTTGTACAGGAAGAAAAGAATAAAACACTTCCAATCATCGCAGGGATAATTCGTAACTCAACTCGCGAAGTAATTGCGATTGCAACAAAATTGAAAGGACTTGCTGTTGATGCGTTGCTGATCACACCACCTTTTTATTATGGGGCAAGCCCCGAATCTAATTACGAATTTTATGCGGAAATTGCGAAAGCAATTAATATACCAATCATTGTGTATAATGTTGTTCCTGCAAATGTAATACAACCCGAAATGTTTATCAGACTGTTGAACATTGAAGGTATTGTAGGGATCAAACAGGTAAATCCTGTTATCCATGCGGAAACTGTTGCACTTTATGATGACAGATGTACTGCATATACGTATAGCGCTTGTGATTTCATGCTTTATTCTACTTATGTGGCTGGTTCGGATGGTGCAATTTCCGCCTTGGCAACCATTGCTCCCAAACTTTGTGTGAAGCAGTGGAATGCCTTTTTACAGGGAGATCAGAAAACAGCTTCTGAAATACAGAGGCGTCTGCTTCCTGTTGTTCAGTGTTACCAAAAGCAACCATTTCCCGGAAGAGTAAAAACGCTATTAAGGCTTCAAGGGAGAGATCTTGGAATAGCTAGGATGCCTAATCTTATGCCTCAGGAAGCAGAAATTGATCAGATGAGGCATATAATGGCCGAAGCAGAGCTATTAAGCTAA
- the dapA gene encoding 4-hydroxy-tetrahydrodipicolinate synthase, protein MKKFNKKDYGKILIPMVTPFKENQEVDYEKAVKLAQFLIDTKKGDTLVLSGTTGEFHTMVFSERVELFRIFREKFAAKIPMIAGVGAASTKETIELAKAAEKLGFETIMAVAPYYTKPNQKELYEHYKALSEAVDVNVMIYNIPIFTGVNVKPETVGKLSEYKNIVAIKEEAELNAKQMTEFINATPSDFIIYNGDDTMILEAYTQGGDKRIGGVISGQSHIFGDKIRTMINTFLSGDIEAAALQQQQLLPVFRIMGQNNRTNPVALLKDTMKLYGIDGGYPRRPLSPGTPEEIATIKALLVKQGLLA, encoded by the coding sequence GTGAAAAAATTCAACAAGAAGGACTATGGAAAGATTCTGATTCCCATGGTCACCCCCTTCAAAGAGAATCAAGAAGTTGATTACGAGAAGGCTGTTAAACTGGCACAATTCCTTATTGATACAAAAAAGGGGGATACACTTGTCCTTAGCGGGACGACGGGTGAATTCCATACGATGGTTTTCAGTGAACGAGTCGAACTCTTTCGCATTTTTCGAGAAAAATTTGCTGCAAAGATTCCTATGATCGCAGGTGTTGGTGCTGCTTCTACCAAGGAGACAATAGAACTGGCCAAAGCGGCTGAAAAGCTGGGGTTCGAGACTATCATGGCCGTTGCTCCATATTATACCAAGCCAAACCAGAAAGAACTGTACGAGCACTATAAAGCCTTATCCGAGGCAGTAGATGTCAATGTGATGATCTACAACATTCCAATCTTCACAGGAGTTAATGTTAAACCCGAGACTGTAGGAAAGCTATCAGAATACAAGAATATTGTTGCTATTAAGGAAGAGGCGGAGTTGAATGCAAAACAGATGACTGAATTCATCAATGCAACTCCTTCAGATTTTATCATCTATAACGGCGATGATACCATGATACTTGAAGCATATACCCAGGGCGGTGATAAACGTATCGGCGGAGTTATTAGCGGCCAATCCCATATATTTGGTGACAAGATACGTACCATGATTAATACCTTTCTTTCGGGCGATATAGAGGCAGCTGCTTTGCAGCAACAGCAGCTGCTTCCTGTTTTCCGCATCATGGGGCAGAATAATCGAACAAATCCCGTTGCGCTCCTGAAGGACACCATGAAACTGTACGGAATCGATGGGGGATACCCGAGACGGCCGTTGTCTCCCGGTACTCCGGAAGAAATTGCAACCATAAAGGCTCTATTAGTAAAGCAGGGTCTTCTTGCATAA
- a CDS encoding pyridoxal-phosphate-dependent aminotransferase family protein — MKTFYRKELLLAPGPTPLHPEVLKAMISPMISHRTQSFQDLYKEIEEYLKELMHTKNQILLIPSSGTGGLQAAVKGCLSMGEKIVVASNGHFADLFSRLAASNGMNVVDVPFPWGQPVDPFVIAASVKEHKDAKALLLIQNETSTGVLSDIKTIVTEIRKVNKEILIFVDAVSSLGGTEFRLDEWGVDVVVSSSQKALMAPPGLCIMSLSDRAWAAAETVTCLDYYFDIKRIRKEANRHMTLTTPAVSIFFALRKSLEIIFNEGMKNCFGHNKALQEMIFELSQSTGVTPLGRLPYASPTVTALVVPEACDPEMIRNELYKKYSIVSGPGLGKIASKTFRIGHMGYVDRNDIQMFFNSLTEIISGPRARRPK, encoded by the coding sequence ATGAAAACTTTTTACCGAAAAGAATTATTACTGGCTCCCGGACCGACGCCATTGCATCCAGAAGTATTGAAGGCAATGATATCTCCAATGATCAGTCACCGCACTCAATCATTCCAGGATTTGTACAAAGAGATTGAAGAATATTTGAAAGAACTCATGCACACAAAGAATCAGATATTACTGATTCCTTCATCAGGAACAGGGGGACTTCAGGCCGCCGTGAAAGGCTGTTTGTCCATGGGAGAAAAAATCGTAGTTGCCTCGAATGGGCATTTTGCTGATCTTTTTTCTCGTCTTGCCGCTTCAAACGGCATGAATGTTGTTGATGTCCCTTTTCCATGGGGACAGCCTGTAGATCCTTTTGTTATTGCTGCATCAGTAAAAGAGCACAAAGATGCAAAAGCACTATTGCTAATACAGAATGAGACATCGACAGGAGTCCTTTCAGACATAAAAACCATTGTGACAGAAATAAGGAAAGTGAATAAGGAAATATTGATATTTGTTGATGCAGTAAGCTCATTGGGTGGAACAGAATTTAGATTAGACGAATGGGGAGTGGATGTTGTCGTATCTTCTTCCCAGAAAGCACTGATGGCTCCTCCTGGATTGTGCATAATGTCACTCAGTGATCGTGCATGGGCTGCTGCTGAAACTGTTACATGCCTTGATTATTATTTCGATATAAAACGTATACGAAAAGAAGCAAACCGGCACATGACGCTTACCACGCCGGCTGTCAGCATATTTTTTGCATTAAGGAAATCCCTGGAAATTATTTTCAACGAAGGAATGAAAAACTGTTTTGGGCATAATAAAGCATTGCAGGAAATGATTTTTGAGCTATCGCAATCTACAGGGGTCACTCCCTTGGGTAGACTACCATATGCCTCGCCGACGGTTACGGCTTTGGTTGTTCCCGAAGCCTGCGATCCTGAAATGATAAGAAACGAGCTTTATAAGAAGTATTCCATAGTATCGGGACCCGGGCTGGGGAAAATAGCATCAAAAACCTTTCGCATTGGGCATATGGGGTATGTTGATAGAAATGACATACAGATGTTTTTTAACAGTTTGACGGAAATCATTTCCGGACCAAGGGCTCGGCGGCCAAAGTAG
- a CDS encoding ABC transporter substrate-binding protein: MGTGSVFCKCKFLCLGAMVLFLGGCSGGGQQEQKSAGQPLVERNTIATILDRGQINITFNLAAERYQFKDKNNEPAGMAIDLAKMIAANLDVDLVMTDTSWEGLIPSLLTDKSDFLATTMSTTFARAQQVLFTSEDWYITGVSIWTKEGNAINNWQDLNDSGRRIGAVAGTVSAEVAADYFPEAEIQTFQIDTDVWEALVTGRIDAGMNDNIFKNTVALNYSGKLTLLTTPRELVKTDTWAYAVRPGDEFMWHYLNFFIKKVKENGQLEKLEEYWTKGDQWRVDYVQPGMQLSETRKNLVKFIGISDYEKEIGDTYRVSMQ; this comes from the coding sequence ATGGGTACAGGGAGTGTGTTTTGTAAGTGCAAATTTCTTTGCTTGGGTGCAATGGTTCTTTTCCTTGGAGGATGTTCTGGAGGCGGCCAACAGGAACAAAAGTCAGCAGGACAACCACTAGTAGAACGAAATACCATAGCGACTATTCTGGATCGAGGACAAATTAATATCACCTTTAATCTGGCCGCCGAGCGCTATCAATTTAAGGACAAAAACAATGAACCAGCAGGAATGGCAATTGATTTGGCAAAAATGATAGCTGCCAATCTTGATGTAGATCTTGTCATGACCGACACAAGCTGGGAAGGACTGATACCTTCATTGTTAACAGATAAAAGTGATTTCCTGGCAACTACCATGTCAACAACATTTGCAAGAGCTCAGCAGGTATTATTTACTAGTGAAGATTGGTACATAACGGGGGTGAGCATCTGGACGAAAGAAGGGAATGCAATCAACAACTGGCAGGATTTGAATGATTCAGGCCGACGTATTGGAGCAGTTGCCGGTACTGTTTCCGCTGAAGTGGCTGCCGATTATTTTCCCGAGGCCGAGATACAAACATTTCAGATTGATACTGATGTATGGGAGGCTTTGGTTACCGGAAGAATTGATGCGGGGATGAATGATAATATTTTTAAGAATACCGTAGCACTAAATTATTCCGGAAAACTTACATTACTAACAACTCCCAGAGAACTGGTGAAAACCGATACGTGGGCATATGCGGTTAGACCGGGGGATGAGTTTATGTGGCACTATCTCAATTTTTTTATCAAAAAAGTAAAAGAAAATGGACAGCTTGAAAAGTTGGAAGAGTACTGGACAAAGGGAGATCAATGGCGTGTTGATTATGTTCAGCCTGGGATGCAGCTCTCTGAAACACGGAAAAATTTAGTCAAATTTATTGGCATAAGTGATTATGAGAAGGAAATAGGCGACACCTATCGTGTCAGTATGCAGTAA
- a CDS encoding amino acid ABC transporter permease, translating to MNDFLSTSLQILKPLLLHGFPNTFLLSVVPLFFSLILGIIGGVLGNSKISVLRVIAKIYVYLFRNIPFLIFVYVAYYGFPYLGVNIPPLTTAVVALAINHGSYMTEIMRGGLNTIRREQIEASASIGLNIFQQYSLVIIPQTIMEVAPSIVGQTILLVKDTSIISVIGISELTRIGRQITMLTNSPFLVFFYVAVFYYVLCFLFQMLSNWSEAKVKKYIG from the coding sequence ATGAATGATTTTTTATCAACATCGCTACAAATTCTAAAACCACTGCTACTCCATGGGTTCCCGAATACTTTCTTACTTTCAGTAGTACCGTTATTTTTCTCCTTGATTCTCGGCATTATCGGGGGAGTCCTGGGAAATTCCAAGATATCTGTATTGCGTGTCATTGCTAAAATTTATGTTTATCTTTTCAGAAATATCCCTTTTCTTATATTTGTCTATGTTGCGTACTATGGGTTTCCCTATTTGGGGGTTAATATCCCTCCGCTTACAACAGCAGTAGTTGCGTTGGCCATTAATCACGGATCTTATATGACCGAGATAATGAGGGGTGGTCTGAATACGATACGCAGAGAACAAATTGAAGCCAGTGCATCAATTGGACTGAATATATTTCAGCAGTACAGCCTTGTAATAATTCCTCAGACTATTATGGAAGTCGCGCCCTCAATTGTTGGACAAACAATCTTATTAGTAAAAGATACTTCGATTATTTCGGTAATCGGTATCAGTGAATTAACTCGTATAGGTCGGCAGATCACCATGCTGACAAATTCGCCGTTTCTTGTCTTTTTCTATGTAGCTGTCTTCTACTATGTTCTGTGCTTTTTATTCCAGATGTTATCAAACTGGAGTGAAGCCAAAGTGAAGAAATATATTGGATGA
- a CDS encoding FadR/GntR family transcriptional regulator: protein MRKIDKISITDKVVEELSTLVKSGEYQAGDKLPTEEALRNTLGVGRSTVRESLRILQTLGLVEIRPGRGAFVLDNSNYTNKMVHDWFSENKTQVEDLMDVRLAIETMAITLAIKKGKPEQIAKIRAIHESFKDSIDKGNNIELARLDDAFHAAIMEATNNPYLVRMGFLVSESLIEYRKRSFAVSENIVHALAPHEEILTHIIRKEEQAAVKAMQSHIACSLEDMMNLINGGEQ, encoded by the coding sequence ATGCGAAAGATTGATAAGATTTCCATTACTGATAAAGTAGTGGAAGAACTAAGCACACTCGTCAAATCTGGTGAATATCAAGCCGGGGATAAGCTTCCTACGGAAGAGGCGTTGAGGAATACCTTGGGTGTTGGCCGCTCAACCGTCAGAGAATCCTTGAGGATTCTTCAAACCTTGGGGTTGGTTGAGATACGGCCCGGAAGAGGCGCATTTGTGCTGGATAATAGCAACTATACCAACAAGATGGTTCATGACTGGTTTTCTGAAAACAAGACTCAAGTTGAAGATCTTATGGATGTTCGATTGGCAATTGAGACCATGGCAATAACTTTGGCAATCAAGAAGGGCAAGCCCGAACAAATTGCAAAAATTCGTGCAATTCACGAGTCATTCAAGGATTCTATCGATAAAGGCAATAATATTGAACTTGCCAGACTTGATGATGCTTTCCATGCTGCAATCATGGAAGCTACGAATAACCCGTATTTAGTGCGCATGGGGTTTCTTGTTTCAGAGTCGCTGATTGAATATCGAAAAAGGTCTTTTGCGGTTTCAGAAAATATCGTACATGCATTGGCGCCGCATGAGGAAATCTTGACCCATATTATTCGGAAGGAAGAGCAAGCGGCTGTAAAAGCTATGCAGTCTCATATTGCCTGTTCGTTGGAAGATATGATGAATCTGATAAATGGCGGCGAACAATAG
- a CDS encoding LacI family DNA-binding transcriptional regulator: MGIRKIAQIAGVSVSTVSRVLNGTKPVSDDLRERVEQAIQDVGYVPDYVARSMVLKKSFTVGVIMPNTSELYHQAIFYSIEKVLDQYGYKALLCLVKDPDDAQHQNNESGYLEVLVKSRTDGIIMMHESSRPEIYSRLHDNTIPMVQCNIDIRNIGYPQVRIDDFAAAYDGTSYLLGLGHTNIGVISTVSYSMAEKRIGGYRKALADHGIQFDKHRIIYSEDGPAYTRVSFGAGKAAMRQLLDTTKGVTAVFVMSDEMAVGAFQAVREAGLSIPHDISILGFDGIELGAFTNPQLTSIEQPIGQLGTIAAKKLMAMISGNTIEQDEILRYQLRVRSSCRNIS; encoded by the coding sequence ATGGGTATACGAAAAATAGCACAGATTGCGGGAGTTTCCGTATCGACAGTCTCCCGTGTTCTCAACGGAACAAAGCCGGTAAGCGACGATCTGAGAGAAAGAGTAGAACAGGCAATCCAGGATGTCGGCTATGTCCCCGACTATGTTGCTCGAAGCATGGTGCTGAAAAAAAGCTTCACCGTTGGGGTCATCATGCCGAATACCTCAGAATTATATCACCAGGCAATATTCTACAGCATAGAGAAGGTCCTTGATCAGTATGGCTACAAGGCCTTGCTGTGTCTGGTCAAAGACCCGGATGACGCACAGCATCAAAACAACGAATCAGGCTATCTGGAAGTATTGGTGAAAAGCAGAACCGATGGGATCATCATGATGCATGAATCATCACGCCCGGAAATCTATTCGCGTCTTCACGACAATACTATTCCGATGGTGCAATGCAATATCGATATTCGCAACATTGGCTATCCTCAGGTCAGAATCGACGACTTTGCGGCGGCCTATGACGGAACCTCCTATCTGCTCGGACTCGGCCACACGAACATCGGTGTCATCAGTACCGTGAGCTATTCGATGGCCGAAAAGCGGATCGGAGGATATCGCAAGGCACTTGCCGACCACGGTATCCAGTTCGACAAGCATCGTATTATCTACAGCGAAGATGGACCAGCATATACGAGGGTCTCCTTTGGCGCAGGGAAGGCAGCGATGCGTCAGTTGCTGGATACGACGAAGGGAGTCACGGCGGTTTTTGTGATGAGCGATGAAATGGCGGTAGGCGCTTTCCAAGCCGTACGTGAAGCAGGCTTATCAATACCCCATGACATATCGATCCTCGGATTCGACGGAATAGAACTCGGAGCATTTACCAACCCGCAACTCACAAGTATCGAACAGCCGATCGGGCAACTCGGCACCATTGCAGCAAAAAAACTTATGGCAATGATATCGGGCAATACAATCGAACAGGATGAAATCCTCAGGTATCAGTTACGGGTCCGTTCCTCATGTAGAAACATCTCCTAA